A single region of the Oncorhynchus keta strain PuntledgeMale-10-30-2019 chromosome 4, Oket_V2, whole genome shotgun sequence genome encodes:
- the LOC118370296 gene encoding ER membrane protein complex subunit 9-like: MGEVELSCLAYVKMYLHGCLFPRCSVNGLLLSSSPAGGAVCVTDCVPLLHSHLPLAPITQLGLTQVDVWCAQTQQRIVGYYQANACVSDNSPTPCALKIADKIAEQCNNAVLLMIDGGKMSPDYRVPPIVMYERKDTRWTLKDKHTIMLRQWEETREIANQLLDSGDHSLLVDFDSHLDDITRDWTNQKLNAKIAELASPANGNV, encoded by the exons ATGGGGGAGGTTGAGCTGTCCTGTCTGGCCTATGTGAAGATGTACCTGCACGGCTGTTTGTTTCCACGGTGTAGTGTCAATGGGCTGCTGTTGTCGTCCAGTCCAGCaggtggtgctgtgtgtgtgacgGACTGTGTTCCCCTGCTCCACTCTCACTTACCTTTGGCTCCCATCACCCAGCTGGGTCTCACACAG GTGGATGTATGGTGTGCACAGACACAGCAAAGGATTGTAGGATACTACCAAGCCAACGCTTGTGTGTCAGACAACAG CCCTACGCCATGTGCATTGAAGATTGCAGATAAGATTGCCGAGCAGTGTAACAATGCAGTTTTGTTAATG ATTGATGGTGGAAAGATGTCACCTGACTACAGGGTGCCTCCCATAGTGATGTATGAGCGGAAAGACACCCGCTGGACCCTCAAAGACAAACATAC GATAATGCTGCGGCAGTGGGAGGAGACCCGGGAAATAGCCAATCAGCTGCTGGACTCTGGAGATCACTCATTATTAGTGGATTTTGACAGCCATTTGGACGACATCACTAGGGACTGGACAAATCAGAAACTCAATGCCAAAATAGCAGAGCTTGCCTCACCAGCCAATGGTAATGTCTGA
- the LOC118370276 gene encoding interferon regulatory factor 8-like isoform X3: MASGKIRSTRRLRAWMVEQVSSGKYPGLIWDDDDETMFRIPWKHAGKQEFRSEVDGAIFKAWAVFKGKLSEGCHADPASWKTRLRVALNKSPEFREEPERSQLEISEPYKVYRLVPINEQALGSVDMKVQARAGGRKRRSRDSDIEAEEEVVKVKQMKEVTTSLPITMSVQEIEESVLTIQLDQVDQPSVMVKSAGTVNEIQVNFTIETVPPPGARDSFHVLVKYMGEEVLKRGVMGSDVRIAYLPSSPVPPTLMVAGFPRIPLPDPPSTLTSSIGPQFQALSTLLPFMEKGVILTSMRTGVYAKRYCQGQVFWTGPHSATAGPHKMNHAVEPVRLFDREAFRMVTKRTHPANSSSHR, translated from the exons ATGGCATCTGGGAAAATTCGCTCCACGCGCAGACTACGCGCTTGGATGGTAGAACAG GTCAGCAGTGGGAAGTACCCTGGCCTGATATGGGACGACGACGACGAGACCATGTTTCGTATACCATGGAAACACGCCGGGAAACAAGAATTCCGCAGCGAAGTGGATGGAGCCATCTTCAAG GCGTGGGCAGTGTTTAAGGGGAAGTTGTCTGAGGGGTGTCATGCGGACCCTGCCTCCTGGAAGACACGGCTGCGAGTTGCTCTCAATAAGAGCCCGGAGTTCAGAGAGGAACCTGAGAGGTCACAGCTGGAAATCTCCGAACCATACAAAGTCTACCGCCTCGTACCCATCAACGAACAAG CATTGGGGAGTGTTGACATGAAGGTCCAAGCCAGAgcaggggggaggaagagaaggagccGCGATTCAGACATCGAGGCGGAGGAAGAGGTGGTGAAGGTCAAGCAGATGAAAGAGGTTACCACCTCCCTACCAATCACCATG TCTGTTCAGGAGATTGAGGAAAGTGTTCTTACAATCCAGCTAGACCAGGTTGATCAGCCCTCGGTCATGGTGAAGAGTGCTGGGA CAGTCAATGAGATCCAGGTGAACTTCACGATCGAGACCGTCCCTCCCCCTGGAG cCCGGGACTCTTTCCATGTCTTAGTGAAGTACATGGGAGAGGAGGTGCTTAAACGTGGGGTCATGGGCAGCGATGTCCGGATCGCCTATCTGCCCTCTTCGCCCGTTCCCCCCACCCTGATGGTGGCTGGGTTCCCCCGCATCCCCCTGCCCGACCCCCCTTCCACCTTGACCTCCAGCATCGGGCCCCAGTTCCAGGCCCTCTCCACCCTGCTGCCCTTCATGGAGAAAGGGGTGATCCTGACCTCCATGAGAACAGGGGTCTATGCTAAGCGCTACTGCCAGGGCCAGGTGTTCTGGACAGGGCCACATTCAGCCACGGCGGGACCGCACAAGATGAACCATGCTGTGGAGCCCGTGCGGCTCTTCGATAGAGAGGCTTTCAGAATGG TGACAAAGAGGACCCATCCAGCAAACTCATCGTCACACAG ataA
- the LOC118370276 gene encoding interferon regulatory factor 8-like isoform X1 produces MASGKIRSTRRLRAWMVEQVSSGKYPGLIWDDDDETMFRIPWKHAGKQEFRSEVDGAIFKAWAVFKGKLSEGCHADPASWKTRLRVALNKSPEFREEPERSQLEISEPYKVYRLVPINEQALGSVDMKVQARAGGRKRRSRDSDIEAEEEVVKVKQMKEVTTSLPITMSVQEIEESVLTIQLDQVDQPSVMVKSAGTVNEIQVNFTIETVPPPGARDSFHVLVKYMGEEVLKRGVMGSDVRIAYLPSSPVPPTLMVAGFPRIPLPDPPSTLTSSIGPQFQALSTLLPFMEKGVILTSMRTGVYAKRYCQGQVFWTGPHSATAGPHKMNHAVEPVRLFDREAFRMELDHFSSHGGDPPQCGFTLCFSDKEDPSSKLIVTQITLPWAQQQVKEAEDFRESMTYFRNITSESGEVTINLVSGSLLSEILETSLP; encoded by the exons ATGGCATCTGGGAAAATTCGCTCCACGCGCAGACTACGCGCTTGGATGGTAGAACAG GTCAGCAGTGGGAAGTACCCTGGCCTGATATGGGACGACGACGACGAGACCATGTTTCGTATACCATGGAAACACGCCGGGAAACAAGAATTCCGCAGCGAAGTGGATGGAGCCATCTTCAAG GCGTGGGCAGTGTTTAAGGGGAAGTTGTCTGAGGGGTGTCATGCGGACCCTGCCTCCTGGAAGACACGGCTGCGAGTTGCTCTCAATAAGAGCCCGGAGTTCAGAGAGGAACCTGAGAGGTCACAGCTGGAAATCTCCGAACCATACAAAGTCTACCGCCTCGTACCCATCAACGAACAAG CATTGGGGAGTGTTGACATGAAGGTCCAAGCCAGAgcaggggggaggaagagaaggagccGCGATTCAGACATCGAGGCGGAGGAAGAGGTGGTGAAGGTCAAGCAGATGAAAGAGGTTACCACCTCCCTACCAATCACCATG TCTGTTCAGGAGATTGAGGAAAGTGTTCTTACAATCCAGCTAGACCAGGTTGATCAGCCCTCGGTCATGGTGAAGAGTGCTGGGA CAGTCAATGAGATCCAGGTGAACTTCACGATCGAGACCGTCCCTCCCCCTGGAG cCCGGGACTCTTTCCATGTCTTAGTGAAGTACATGGGAGAGGAGGTGCTTAAACGTGGGGTCATGGGCAGCGATGTCCGGATCGCCTATCTGCCCTCTTCGCCCGTTCCCCCCACCCTGATGGTGGCTGGGTTCCCCCGCATCCCCCTGCCCGACCCCCCTTCCACCTTGACCTCCAGCATCGGGCCCCAGTTCCAGGCCCTCTCCACCCTGCTGCCCTTCATGGAGAAAGGGGTGATCCTGACCTCCATGAGAACAGGGGTCTATGCTAAGCGCTACTGCCAGGGCCAGGTGTTCTGGACAGGGCCACATTCAGCCACGGCGGGACCGCACAAGATGAACCATGCTGTGGAGCCCGTGCGGCTCTTCGATAGAGAGGCTTTCAGAATGG AGCTAGACCACTTCAGCAGCCATGGGGGAGACCCTCCTCAGTGTGGCTTCACCTTGTGTTTCAGTGACAAAGAGGACCCATCCAGCAAACTCATCGTCACACAG ataACCCTACCCTGGGCTCAGCAGCAGGTCAAGGAAGCTGAAGACTTCCGGGAGTCAATGACCTACTTCCGCAACATAACCAGCGAATCAGGAGAGGTCACCATCAACCTGGTATCAGGTTCATTGCTATCCGAGATCCTTGAGACATCCCTACCTTAA
- the LOC118370276 gene encoding interferon regulatory factor 4-like isoform X2: MASGKIRSTRRLRAWMVEQVSSGKYPGLIWDDDDETMFRIPWKHAGKQEFRSEVDGAIFKAWAVFKGKLSEGCHADPASWKTRLRVALNKSPEFREEPERSQLEISEPYKVYRLVPINEQALGSVDMKVQARAGGRKRRSRDSDIEAEEEVVKVKQMKEVTTSLPITMSVQEIEESVLTIQLDQVDQPSVMVKSAGINEIQVNFTIETVPPPGARDSFHVLVKYMGEEVLKRGVMGSDVRIAYLPSSPVPPTLMVAGFPRIPLPDPPSTLTSSIGPQFQALSTLLPFMEKGVILTSMRTGVYAKRYCQGQVFWTGPHSATAGPHKMNHAVEPVRLFDREAFRMELDHFSSHGGDPPQCGFTLCFSDKEDPSSKLIVTQITLPWAQQQVKEAEDFRESMTYFRNITSESGEVTINLVSGSLLSEILETSLP, translated from the exons ATGGCATCTGGGAAAATTCGCTCCACGCGCAGACTACGCGCTTGGATGGTAGAACAG GTCAGCAGTGGGAAGTACCCTGGCCTGATATGGGACGACGACGACGAGACCATGTTTCGTATACCATGGAAACACGCCGGGAAACAAGAATTCCGCAGCGAAGTGGATGGAGCCATCTTCAAG GCGTGGGCAGTGTTTAAGGGGAAGTTGTCTGAGGGGTGTCATGCGGACCCTGCCTCCTGGAAGACACGGCTGCGAGTTGCTCTCAATAAGAGCCCGGAGTTCAGAGAGGAACCTGAGAGGTCACAGCTGGAAATCTCCGAACCATACAAAGTCTACCGCCTCGTACCCATCAACGAACAAG CATTGGGGAGTGTTGACATGAAGGTCCAAGCCAGAgcaggggggaggaagagaaggagccGCGATTCAGACATCGAGGCGGAGGAAGAGGTGGTGAAGGTCAAGCAGATGAAAGAGGTTACCACCTCCCTACCAATCACCATG TCTGTTCAGGAGATTGAGGAAAGTGTTCTTACAATCCAGCTAGACCAGGTTGATCAGCCCTCGGTCATGGTGAAGAGTGCTGGGA TCAATGAGATCCAGGTGAACTTCACGATCGAGACCGTCCCTCCCCCTGGAG cCCGGGACTCTTTCCATGTCTTAGTGAAGTACATGGGAGAGGAGGTGCTTAAACGTGGGGTCATGGGCAGCGATGTCCGGATCGCCTATCTGCCCTCTTCGCCCGTTCCCCCCACCCTGATGGTGGCTGGGTTCCCCCGCATCCCCCTGCCCGACCCCCCTTCCACCTTGACCTCCAGCATCGGGCCCCAGTTCCAGGCCCTCTCCACCCTGCTGCCCTTCATGGAGAAAGGGGTGATCCTGACCTCCATGAGAACAGGGGTCTATGCTAAGCGCTACTGCCAGGGCCAGGTGTTCTGGACAGGGCCACATTCAGCCACGGCGGGACCGCACAAGATGAACCATGCTGTGGAGCCCGTGCGGCTCTTCGATAGAGAGGCTTTCAGAATGG AGCTAGACCACTTCAGCAGCCATGGGGGAGACCCTCCTCAGTGTGGCTTCACCTTGTGTTTCAGTGACAAAGAGGACCCATCCAGCAAACTCATCGTCACACAG ataACCCTACCCTGGGCTCAGCAGCAGGTCAAGGAAGCTGAAGACTTCCGGGAGTCAATGACCTACTTCCGCAACATAACCAGCGAATCAGGAGAGGTCACCATCAACCTGGTATCAGGTTCATTGCTATCCGAGATCCTTGAGACATCCCTACCTTAA